The nucleotide window CGGGCTGCCGCCGATGCCCGCGATCGAGGCGATGTTGACGATGTTGCCCTTCGACTCCACCAGGTGCGGGGTCGCCGCCTTCATCGCCACGAACGTGCCGCGCACGTTGACCGCGAAGATCCGGTCGAAGCTCTCCGTCGGCTGCTGCAGCAGCGGCGACGACACCTCGATGCCGGCGTTGTTCACCAGGACGTCGAGGCCGCCGAGGAGGTCGACCGCCTGCTGGATCGCCGTCTGGACCTGGGTTTCGTCGGTGACGTCGCAGTTCGCGACGCCGGCCGCGCCGATCTCCTCGGCCGCCTGCTTGGCCGCGAGGGCGTCGAGGTCGCTCACGACGACCCGGGCGCCGCGTTCGGTGAACAGCGCCGCGATGGCCTTGCCGATGCCGGCGCCGGAGCCGGTGACGAAGACGCGCTTTCCTGCGAGTTCGGACATGCTGGTCCCTTTCACATCGCTTCGATCTTGGGGAGGATCTCTTCCTTGAGCCGCTTCATGTCGTCCAAGGTCTTCGCCACCGGGACGTCCTGGAAGGGCGGCCACAGGAACGGCATGGTCAGCCCGGCTTCCCGGTAGCGCTTGAGCTGGTCGGTGATCTGCGCCTGCGAGCCCACGAGCAGGTTGGTGCCCTTGCCGAGCGGGCTCTGGTCCATGTCCTGGTCGGTGATGACGAACCAGATCATGCTGGAAATCTCGAGGTCGTCGACCGAGCGCGGGGTGTCGAGCGCTGCGAGCTCGCGCTGGATCTCGGTCCGCCAGCGCCGGATGTCCTCGGGCGAGTCCTGGATGCCGATCCAGCCGGACAGCCCGTACTTCGCGATGCGGGCGGCCGAGCGCCTGGCGTCCTTGAGGCCGCTGAAGAAGATCGGCGGGTGCGGTTTCTGCACCGGCTTGGCGCCGAACCCGCTGCGCTGGAAGTCGGCGAACTCGCCGTGGTACTCGAACACGTCGTTGGTCCAGATGCCCTGCATGATCTCCAGGGTTTCCCGGACGTGCTTGTGCCGCTTGGGAAAGAGGTGCGACGCGCTCGCGGCGGCGAACTCCTCGGGCATCCAGCCGGAGCCGACGGCGACGTTGAGCCGGCCACCGGAGAGGTGGT belongs to Amycolatopsis tolypomycina and includes:
- a CDS encoding SDR family NAD(P)-dependent oxidoreductase; translated protein: MSELAGKRVFVTGSGAGIGKAIAALFTERGARVVVSDLDALAAKQAAEEIGAAGVANCDVTDETQVQTAIQQAVDLLGGLDVLVNNAGIEVSSPLLQQPTESFDRIFAVNVRGTFVAMKAATPHLVESKGNIVNIASIAGIGGSPLLGSYCATKAAVIQLTRVAAVEMRPTGVRVNAVCPGFADTAMVERLVPDFEAATQVPFGDLVAAKQGRLGTPQDIAEVTAFLASDRASWITGSHYVLDGGLTASLV
- a CDS encoding LLM class flavin-dependent oxidoreductase codes for the protein MKLALYLPNFRDKVTVRELEDLTALAEDLDFDSVWTLDRIIVPETSDTQEMQYSFGMIEGFPKGLPVSSRGEFLQGMPLIPWLAAKTSKVRIGMSIIDTPYRAPGVLAAELATIDHLSGGRLNVAVGSGWMPEEFAAASASHLFPKRHKHVRETLEIMQGIWTNDVFEYHGEFADFQRSGFGAKPVQKPHPPIFFSGLKDARRSAARIAKYGLSGWIGIQDSPEDIRRWRTEIQRELAALDTPRSVDDLEISSMIWFVITDQDMDQSPLGKGTNLLVGSQAQITDQLKRYREAGLTMPFLWPPFQDVPVAKTLDDMKRLKEEILPKIEAM